In Leishmania donovani BPK282A1 complete genome, chromosome 18, a genomic segment contains:
- a CDS encoding chaperone DNAJ protein, putative has translation MEGRPHYEVLCIANFSSAEEVRLAYKSLVLKYHPDKNLGDPTAAERFRAVCRAYEVLSNEETKRKYDLALRAALFEYGPRASGKTGGHGGANPYSMKAPSMSDIYRELYQRQAARASTRNRTSSAPPQSGKASTSQYTKAQQEHFRKRERERQQELRRQRERERKEQRDREREALRREQERQEELLQQRWRLQQQQQKVYPTRGSTRITSTAGAASLSTGTTSDPAAHIDDVNGVSPRMRRGSPRATTEGVRSGIESHAPNTVLLGTPARLTMLARNGVATTPRTFRAYSPLSLSPRPAAKPRCAEAGAPGEPPSSSAWREEETMDAEAVEGGLSTGWYTPLNALVNSGDLEEGAAHYSSCAGSPVGAEEQAMAQSAGVNRAFRTGSAPLLRPASGVARASGVDARSAASAQPSTRNTHTTSEDCSEDGTAAGCGDDGHRTPSSYRPATRITTVNRVAMPSASSTATTPRHWGTPRSFTNFHAAAAASPVSLAASPRGQPITPRCSSSAQMTANGRSHSSSAGAASTEARASQSLHKSSSINGATSRSDPVRASFLHRVRPMPSLADKDKEVLDKKRRERLAKEKERQRSVRLAEEERQFRRLARAAKHQRENAAAISAAAAAAKAEVEEPLSFEKELEYLVHDEASEREQLIEREEQLAWRRLHRQQAKVIQAVLVRRRLAALTTEEMAWRNGLLQVCWVERDRSFLCFYERLDRLYLEGREGRDRRQLVGREAADRYHVRRASQRRSSMATEEASQRRQLSGSAVQAVLGQGVPATEAVDCASSPAAEAKARRSPFPSVYDDAAQLEHRCDAGVRLAGNQPWHQQQSEYQQQHTAEWLPPAALAAQTTSALDAKRGRARSAVSTTAVTDISTTGHLESFLSATGTLEAAPAMADRLSGGSAFARASAQASPYASPKKRSSLDSSSSTDCPAVAVTTSANGETKMLLAGAERRLLMLVSDESRQRSLLVKQQQQEEMALRRRRAMALHCVFAKEKENAVKHAQRCALVEITALRAQLRTLQRQTRRSSSPRSMEGGSSAAAASAASGSPANSVSWKMEPSAVSRHGSPLPMLPRPTSEAAAAACASSPDTARALSVASILTAAAALSGWTALPDSDGEED, from the coding sequence ATGGAGGGAAGGCCCCATTACGAGGTCCTGTGCATTGCCAACTTCAGCTCtgccgaggaggtgcgccTTGCATACAAGTCGCTCGTCCTCAAGTACCACCCCGACAAGAACTTGGGCGACCCAACAGCGGCGGAGCGCTTCCGCGCAGTGTGCCGCGCTTACGAAGTGCTTTCGAATGAAGAAACGAAACGCAAGTACGACCTCGCACTGCGCGCTGCCCTATTCGAGTATGGCCCGCGCGCTAGTGGCAAAACCGGCGGCCATGGAGGTGCCAATCCGTACTCCATGAAGGCCCCCTCTATGTCGGATATTTACAGAGAACTGTACCAGCGACAAGCCGCGCGGGCTAGCACACGCAACCGcacctcgtcggcgccgccgcaaagTGGCAAGGCATCTACCTCGCAGTACAccaaggcgcagcaggagcactTTcgcaagcgagagagggagcggcaacaggagctgcgccgtcagagggagagggagaggaaggagcagcgcgatcgagagcgggaggcgctgcgcagggAGCAAGAGCGGCAAGAagagctgcttcagcagcggtggcgcctgcagcagcagcaacagaagGTGTACCCCACGCGCGGATCAACACGCATCACAAGCACAGCTGGTGCTGCATCACTGTCGACTGGCACAACTAGCGACCCCGCAGCCCACATCGACGACGTTAACGGCGTCTCGCCTCGCATGCGACGTGGATCCCCACGCGCGACGACGGAGGGGGTGCGTAGCGGCATTGAAAGCCATGCGCCGAACACGGTGCTCCTTggcacgccggcgcggctgACAATGTTGGCCCGCAATGGCGTCGCTACCACACCGCGAACGTTCCGGGCGTACTCGCCATTATCTCTGTCGCCACGGCCGGCCGCCAAGCCTCGTTGTGCCGAGGCCGGCGCGCCTGGTgagccgccgtcgtcatccgcgtggcgggaggaggagacaatggacgcggaggcggtggagggtgGGCTGTCGACAGGCTGGTACACGCCCCTCAACGCACTCGTGAACAGCGGCGACctggaggagggagcggcCCActacagcagctgcgccggctcacCCGTTGGTGCTGAGGAGCAGGCGATGGCGCAGTCGGCGGGCGTAAATCGGGCCTTCCGCACGGGGAGTGCACCGCTTTTGCGACCTGCGTCTGGCGTTGCACGCGCCAGTGGCGTAGATGCACGgtcggcggcgtctgctCAGCCGAGCACCcgcaacacgcacaccacgTCTGAGGACTGTAGCGAAGATGGCACTGCGGCTGGCTGCGGAGACGACGGTCACCGCACGCCGTCCTCGTACCGTCCGGCGACGCGCATCACGACGGTGAACCGAGTCGCGATGCCGTCCGCGTCTTCCACGGCCACAACACCACGCCACTGGGGAACACCTCGCAGCTTCACGAACTttcacgcagcagcggcagcgtcaccggTTTCCTtggccgcgtcgccgcgggGCCAGCCGATCACTCCGCGTTGTAGCAGCAGTGCGCAGATGACGGCAAACGGCCGCAGCCATAGCTCGTCTGCCGGAGCAGCATCGACTGAGGCCAGGGCAAGCCAATCCTTGCAtaagagcagcagcatcaacGGCGccaccagccgcagcgaccccgtgcgcgcctccttcctccACCGAGTGCGCCCCATGCCGAGTCTAGCGGACAAGGACAAGGAGGTGCTAGACAAGAAGCGGCGAGAGCGActggcgaaggagaaggagaggcagCGATCAGTTCGACTcgctgaggaggagcgccAGTTTCGTCGACTCGCTCGCGCGGCAAAGCATCAGCGCGAgaacgctgccgccatctctgctgccgcggcagctgcgaagGCGGAGGTAGAGGAGCCGCTGTCCTTTGAGAAAGAGCTGGAGTACCTCGTGCATGACGAGGCGAGTGAGCGGGAGCAGCTGATCGAGCGAGAGGAACAGCTCGCGTGGCGCCGCCTACATCGCCAACAAGCGAAAGTGATTCAGGCTGTCTTggtgcgacgccgcctcgccgcgctcACGACGGAGGAGATGGCGTGGCGCAACGGTTTGCTGCAAGTGTGCTGGGTAGAGCGCGACCGCTCCTTCTTGTGCTTCTACGAGCGACTCGACCGCCTGTACCTCGAGGGCCGCGAGGGGCGTGATAGGCGTCAGCTGGTTGGCCGCGAGGCAGCTGACAGATACCATGTACGTCGGGCCTCACAGCGGCGCTCCTCCATGGCAACTGAGgaggcgtcgcagcggcgccagctcTCCGGTAGCGCCGTGCAGGCGGTTCTTGGCCAGGGCGTGCCAGCCACAGAGGCGGTGGATTGCGCGTCCTCCcccgccgcggaggcgaaaGCCCGCCGCAGCCCTTTCCCCAGCGTTTACGATGATGCTGCTCAGCTCGAGCATCGGTGTGATGCCGGCGTGAGGCTCGCGGGGAACCAACCGTGGCACCAGCAACAGTCGGAataccagcagcagcacacggcCGAGTGGCTGCCCCCCGCGGCACTCGCTGCTCAGACCACTAGCGCACTGGACGCGAAGAGAGGCCGCGCCAGGAGCGCTgtcagcaccaccgccgtgaCGGATATCTCTACGACTGGGCATCTGGAATCTTTCCTTTCGGCGACCGgcacgctggaggcggcgcccgCGATGGCGGACAGGCTGTCGGGCGGTAGTGCCTTTGCAAGGGCATCTGCGCAAGCGAGCCCGTACGCATCCCCCAAGAAACGCAGCTCGTTGGACTCGTCGAGCAGCACAGATTGccctgccgtcgccgtcaccacctccgccaaTGGCGAGACAAAGATGTTACTGGCTGGTGCGGAGCGGCGCCTACTGATGCTCGTCAGCGACGAGTCTCGCCAACGCAGTCTGCttgtgaagcagcagcaacaagaggagatggcgctgcgtcgtcggcgcgccATGGCCCTACATTGTGTCTTTGccaaggagaaggagaatGCTGtcaagcacgcgcagcgtTGTGCGCTGGTGGAGATAACCGCGCTCagggcgcagctgcgcacgttGCAGCGGCAAACGAGACGCTCCTCGTCTCCACGCAGTATGGAGGGCGGTTCctctgccgcggccgccagcgccgcttccgGTTCCCCTGCCAATTCCGTATCGTGGAAGATGGAGCCCTCGGCAGTGTCGCGCCACGGCTCGCCACTGCCTATGCTGCCTCGGCCCACCtccgaagccgccgccgcagcgtgtgCATCATCGCCCGAcacggcgcgtgcgcttTCGGTTGCGAGTATcctcacagccgcagcggcgctgagcgGCTGGACGGCATTGCCGGACTCAGATGGGGAGGAGGATTAG